One window from the genome of Ailuropoda melanoleuca isolate Jingjing chromosome 5, ASM200744v2, whole genome shotgun sequence encodes:
- the HEXA gene encoding beta-hexosaminidase subunit alpha isoform X3 → MMIIVSSSLRLSGELSEFFINKTEIEDFPRFPHRGLLLDTSRHYLPLTSILDTLDVMAYNKFNVFHWHLVDDSSFPYDSFTFPELTRKGSYDPATHIYTAQDVKEVIEYARLRGIRVLAEFDTPGHTLSWGPGAPGLLTPCYSGSHPTGTFGPVNPILNSTYEFMSAFFLEVSSVFPDFYLHLGGDEVDFTCWKSNPDIQSFMKKQGFGNDFKQLESFYVQTLLNIVSAYDKGYVVWQEVFDNKVKVRPDTIIQVWREETPVRYTKEMELITGAGFRALLSAPWYLNHIAYGPDWREVYMVEPLDFKGSPQQKALVIGGEACMWGEYVDSTNLAPRLWPRAGAVAERLWSSELVTSVDFAFKRLTRFRCELLRRGVQAQPLSVGYCEQEFEET, encoded by the exons ATGATGATCattgtttcctcctctctgagaCTGTCTGGGGAGCTCTCCGAG TTCTTTATCAACAAGACCGAGATTGAAGACTTTCCCCGCTTCCCTCACCGGGGCTTGTTGTTGGATACGTCACGCCATTACCTGCCACTGACCAGCATCCTGGACACTCTG GACGTCATGGCATACAACAAATTCAACGTGTTCCACTGGCATCTGGTTGATGACTCTTCTTTCCCATATGACAGCTTCACTTTTCCAGAGCTCACCAGAAAG GGGTCCTATGATCCTGCCACCCATATCTACACAGCACAGGATGTGAAGGAGGTGATTGAATATGCACGTCTTCGGGGCATCCGTGTGTTGGCAGAGTTTGACACTCCTGGCCACACTCTGTCCTGGGGACCAG GTGCCCCTGGATTATTGACTCCTTGCTACTCTGGGTCTCATCCCACTGGCACCTTTGGACCGGTGAATCCCATTCTCAACAGTACCTATGAATTCATGAGCGCATTTTTCTTGGAGGTCAGCTCTGTCTTCCCGGATTTTTATCTTCACCTTGGAGGAGATGAGGTTGATTTCACCTGCTG GAAGTCCAACCCAGATATCCAGTCCTTTATGAAGAAGCAAGGCTTTGGCAATGACTTTAAGCAGCTGGAGTCCTTCTACGTCCAAAc gCTGCTGAACATCGTCTCTGCCTATGACAAGGGCTATGTGGTGTGGCAGGAGGTGTTTGATAATAAAGTAAAG GTTCGGCCAGATACGATCATTCAGGTGTGGCGAGAAGAGACACCAGTCCGCTATACGAAGGAGATGGAGCTGATCACCGGAGCTGGCTTCCGCGCCCTGCTCTCCGCCCCCTGGTACCTGAATCACATCGCCTACGGCCCCGACTGGCGTGAGGTCTACATGGTGGAGCCCCTGGACTTTAAAG GTAGCCCTCAGCAGAAGGCTCTAGTGATTGGTGGAGAGGCCTGTATGTGGGGAGAGTATGTGGACAGCACAAATCTGGCCCCCAGACTCTG gcccagagcaggggctgTGGCTGAGAGGCTGTGGAGCAGCGAGCTGGTGACTAGCGTGGACTTTGCCTTCAAACGTTTGACACGGTTCCGCTGTGAGCTACTAAG GCGAGGTGTCCAGGCCCAGCCCCTCAGTGTAGGCTACTGTGAACAGGAGTTTGAAGAAACCTGA
- the HEXA gene encoding beta-hexosaminidase subunit alpha isoform X4, with amino-acid sequence MSFLLWSQGKTFFINKTEIEDFPRFPHRGLLLDTSRHYLPLTSILDTLDVMAYNKFNVFHWHLVDDSSFPYDSFTFPELTRKGSYDPATHIYTAQDVKEVIEYARLRGIRVLAEFDTPGHTLSWGPGAPGLLTPCYSGSHPTGTFGPVNPILNSTYEFMSAFFLEVSSVFPDFYLHLGGDEVDFTCWKSNPDIQSFMKKQGFGNDFKQLESFYVQTLLNIVSAYDKGYVVWQEVFDNKVKVRPDTIIQVWREETPVRYTKEMELITGAGFRALLSAPWYLNHIAYGPDWREVYMVEPLDFKGSPQQKALVIGGEACMWGEYVDSTNLAPRLWPRAGAVAERLWSSELVTSVDFAFKRLTRFRCELLRRGVQAQPLSVGYCEQEFEET; translated from the exons ATGAGCTTCCTTCTTTGGAGTCAGGGGAAAACT TTCTTTATCAACAAGACCGAGATTGAAGACTTTCCCCGCTTCCCTCACCGGGGCTTGTTGTTGGATACGTCACGCCATTACCTGCCACTGACCAGCATCCTGGACACTCTG GACGTCATGGCATACAACAAATTCAACGTGTTCCACTGGCATCTGGTTGATGACTCTTCTTTCCCATATGACAGCTTCACTTTTCCAGAGCTCACCAGAAAG GGGTCCTATGATCCTGCCACCCATATCTACACAGCACAGGATGTGAAGGAGGTGATTGAATATGCACGTCTTCGGGGCATCCGTGTGTTGGCAGAGTTTGACACTCCTGGCCACACTCTGTCCTGGGGACCAG GTGCCCCTGGATTATTGACTCCTTGCTACTCTGGGTCTCATCCCACTGGCACCTTTGGACCGGTGAATCCCATTCTCAACAGTACCTATGAATTCATGAGCGCATTTTTCTTGGAGGTCAGCTCTGTCTTCCCGGATTTTTATCTTCACCTTGGAGGAGATGAGGTTGATTTCACCTGCTG GAAGTCCAACCCAGATATCCAGTCCTTTATGAAGAAGCAAGGCTTTGGCAATGACTTTAAGCAGCTGGAGTCCTTCTACGTCCAAAc gCTGCTGAACATCGTCTCTGCCTATGACAAGGGCTATGTGGTGTGGCAGGAGGTGTTTGATAATAAAGTAAAG GTTCGGCCAGATACGATCATTCAGGTGTGGCGAGAAGAGACACCAGTCCGCTATACGAAGGAGATGGAGCTGATCACCGGAGCTGGCTTCCGCGCCCTGCTCTCCGCCCCCTGGTACCTGAATCACATCGCCTACGGCCCCGACTGGCGTGAGGTCTACATGGTGGAGCCCCTGGACTTTAAAG GTAGCCCTCAGCAGAAGGCTCTAGTGATTGGTGGAGAGGCCTGTATGTGGGGAGAGTATGTGGACAGCACAAATCTGGCCCCCAGACTCTG gcccagagcaggggctgTGGCTGAGAGGCTGTGGAGCAGCGAGCTGGTGACTAGCGTGGACTTTGCCTTCAAACGTTTGACACGGTTCCGCTGTGAGCTACTAAG GCGAGGTGTCCAGGCCCAGCCCCTCAGTGTAGGCTACTGTGAACAGGAGTTTGAAGAAACCTGA